From a single Loigolactobacillus coryniformis subsp. coryniformis KCTC 3167 = DSM 20001 genomic region:
- a CDS encoding MetQ/NlpA family ABC transporter substrate-binding protein codes for MLKKKYIVGLLCLAWVTAILLPAPVEAASSITVGSLTSDAVIWRHIAKSPQAKKAGLKIKVREVSDPVGLNTATARGEIDVNAFQSVSYLKAYNHENKGKAQLAMLGTTYLEPMGIYSKKLKSLKQLKDGATVALANNPANTSRGLALLQTAGLIKLKANFNANSNETAISQNPHHLKFKEIDDNTGPRVLGDVDIALISNSVALAGHLNVLKDSLFHEKVNQSTKQDINVIATSTKNKHQAEYKKLVKLYHDPTIQKWIDHKFAGTKVEVQKPLSYLTK; via the coding sequence ATGTTGAAGAAGAAATACATAGTTGGTTTACTTTGCCTAGCTTGGGTGACAGCTATATTATTACCAGCGCCAGTCGAAGCAGCCAGTTCAATCACGGTTGGTTCCTTAACTTCAGATGCGGTGATTTGGCGGCACATTGCTAAATCACCGCAAGCTAAAAAAGCCGGCTTGAAAATCAAAGTTCGTGAAGTGAGTGATCCAGTTGGTTTAAATACGGCGACGGCTCGTGGTGAGATCGATGTTAATGCTTTTCAATCAGTTAGTTATTTGAAAGCCTATAATCATGAGAATAAAGGTAAAGCACAACTGGCAATGCTGGGGACAACTTATTTGGAACCGATGGGCATCTATTCGAAGAAATTAAAAAGTTTAAAACAGTTAAAAGATGGTGCTACGGTGGCATTGGCTAATAACCCAGCCAATACATCACGTGGATTGGCACTATTACAAACGGCGGGCTTGATCAAATTAAAGGCTAACTTCAATGCTAACAGCAATGAAACGGCGATCAGCCAAAACCCGCATCATTTGAAGTTTAAAGAGATCGATGATAATACTGGGCCACGTGTTTTAGGCGATGTTGATATTGCTTTAATCTCTAATTCAGTAGCTTTGGCCGGACATTTGAATGTTTTAAAAGATTCACTTTTCCATGAAAAAGTGAATCAGTCAACTAAACAAGACATTAATGTAATTGCGACGAGCACCAAGAATAAGCACCAAGCTGAATATAAAAAATTAGTCAAACTTTATCACGATCCAACGATTCAAAAATGGATCGATCATAAATTTGCTGGCACCAAAGTTGAAGTTCAAAAACCACTAAGTTACTTAACTAAATGA
- a CDS encoding methionine ABC transporter ATP-binding protein yields the protein MSAVIKLEHIDVTFKSKARTVQAVHDVSLEVEKGEIYGIVGYSGAGKSTLVRVINLLQRPTKGQVEVNQQDLLSLKAKPLRQARKKIGMIFQHFNLMNARTIADNVDYPLKSSNLTKAQRRAKVADLLDLVGLADKKNAYPAQLSGGQKQRVAIARALANDPEILISDEATSALDPKTTLSILELLRSLNQRLGLTIVLITHEMQAVKEICQKVAVMENGQIIERGDLLQVFSQPQKQLTKDFINTATQVEQALAKVLQQPAIQHLRANERLVELSYIGDSTDQPLITELYKRYLVTANILFGNVEILQGTPVGNLIVTLSGAEKNLNAATEYLRQAQVNIREIKVGRDVIPLVKQEHA from the coding sequence ATGAGTGCAGTGATCAAATTAGAACATATTGATGTCACTTTTAAAAGTAAAGCACGGACGGTACAGGCAGTTCACGATGTATCGCTAGAAGTTGAAAAAGGGGAAATCTACGGTATTGTTGGTTATTCCGGTGCTGGTAAAAGTACCCTAGTTCGGGTGATCAATTTATTACAGCGACCAACTAAGGGTCAGGTTGAAGTTAATCAACAAGATCTGCTGTCCTTAAAAGCCAAACCATTGCGGCAAGCGCGTAAAAAGATTGGGATGATCTTTCAGCATTTCAATCTGATGAATGCACGGACAATCGCTGATAATGTTGATTATCCTTTAAAAAGCTCTAACTTAACAAAAGCGCAACGCCGAGCTAAGGTGGCTGATCTATTAGACCTAGTTGGTTTAGCGGATAAGAAGAATGCTTATCCAGCTCAACTTTCTGGTGGGCAAAAGCAGCGGGTTGCCATTGCCCGAGCACTAGCTAATGACCCAGAAATTTTAATTTCTGATGAAGCAACCAGTGCGCTTGATCCTAAAACGACGCTTTCCATTCTAGAATTATTACGCAGTCTGAATCAGCGACTAGGTCTGACAATCGTATTGATCACCCATGAAATGCAAGCAGTCAAAGAAATCTGTCAAAAAGTTGCGGTAATGGAAAATGGTCAAATCATTGAACGCGGTGATTTGTTACAAGTTTTCAGTCAACCACAAAAACAATTGACCAAAGATTTTATTAATACGGCTACACAAGTCGAACAAGCGTTAGCTAAAGTGTTACAACAACCGGCTATTCAGCATTTACGGGCCAATGAACGTTTAGTTGAATTATCTTATATTGGCGATAGCACTGATCAACCGTTGATCACTGAATTATACAAACGTTATTTGGTAACGGCCAATATTCTATTTGGTAACGTGGAGATTTTGCAGGGAACGCCAGTGGGAAATTTGATTGTGACCCTAAGCGGTGCTGAAAAGAATCTTAACGCAGCTACTGAGTATTTGCGTCAGGCGCAAGTAAACATTCGGGAGATCAAGGTAGGTCGCGATGTGATTCCTCTGGTTAAACAGGAACATGCCTAA
- a CDS encoding methionine ABC transporter permease yields MATIFAHYFPNVVGISDQFIQSTWETIYMVVATAIIAGILGLVLGVALTVTEPGHILAQRTVYSVLDKLVNLFRSIPFIILLAVIVPFTRLLVGTSIGTTAAIVPLVLGSAPFYARQIQNALVEVDPGIIEAAESVGSSPLEIIFRVYLKEGLSEIIRVSVVTLISVIGLTAMAGAVGGGGLGNLAISVGYNRFQNDVTFVAMIIILLMVFFVQIIGDFFARKTAH; encoded by the coding sequence ATGGCAACTATTTTTGCGCATTATTTTCCTAATGTTGTAGGTATCAGTGATCAATTTATACAGAGTACATGGGAAACCATTTATATGGTAGTAGCAACAGCTATCATTGCGGGTATTCTCGGTTTGGTTTTGGGGGTAGCGTTAACGGTGACTGAGCCAGGTCATATTTTAGCGCAACGGACCGTTTATAGTGTTTTGGATAAACTAGTTAATTTATTTCGTTCAATTCCGTTCATTATTTTGTTAGCAGTTATCGTTCCTTTCACCCGTCTATTAGTAGGGACTTCAATTGGGACAACAGCAGCAATTGTGCCCTTAGTATTAGGTTCAGCACCATTTTATGCACGGCAAATTCAGAACGCACTGGTGGAAGTTGACCCTGGCATCATTGAGGCCGCCGAGTCAGTTGGTTCCAGCCCACTAGAAATCATTTTCCGGGTCTACTTAAAAGAGGGCTTATCAGAAATCATTCGAGTATCTGTGGTTACTTTGATCAGTGTGATCGGTTTAACTGCGATGGCTGGCGCTGTTGGTGGTGGCGGTTTAGGTAACTTGGCGATCAGTGTCGGTTACAATCGTTTCCAAAATGACGTTACCTTCGTTGCGATGATTATTATTTTATTAATGGTTTTCTTCGTTCAGATCATTGGCGATTTCTTTGCGCGTAAAACGGCGCATTAA
- a CDS encoding PD-(D/E)XK nuclease family protein has protein sequence MSLKFIFGPASTERRGALVDQLAQQMQADPNGQFFYIVPNHIKFSSEVDILTALKQRRHSKDKVFAASRIQVFSFSRLAWYFMKNTPYYQIPRIGTAGLNMVVYQIMADLADQLTIYRGELTQPGFVAQLVKQLLALKVGCVTAADLQQIADELDSDTDLAAKTHDLALIYTAFEQTMQGRYIENTDLLNALSDYLLQQDLSHTYFYIDGFSQLSAQENRLLLTLIQKATQVTLGLMLDRPYRQQLPEKQALFFHPGQLYHQLYQTARSLHVPILADLQVTEQRVTPDLQRLEAYWQHSTSGSRQLRPEALQNAKSIQIVQADTRQTEIRQVATKIRQMVALQGYRYQDFLVLTRHLDAYETILEPTFREFGIPAFDDLQHHMTDHPLVELINALFAVKQHYYRYQDMMRLLKTELLLPQVNGQPMANQAYRQAVDLTENMVLKYGFSGKQWLRKDDWQFYRFDDQDFGTQSTKDDDSSAQVNLIRHFVRDTLPPFFKKLDQAKNGQAAAQVLYNFLVEHGVVTQLQAWRDQALDQGNLAQAAEPEQTWQIFCTMLDEYVTILGSVSFQATDLLALFQVGFEGASYSQIPSTLDQVLISETGMVQTAMRKVVFMIGSTDQVMPDRIVNNQLLSDVDQEQLTPHLAEGAYLMDDALTQMASEPFLNYTAFLTAREQLIFTYPLADDGSSLKLSPYVERIMNHFQLVPQVAQTRPDITANKIAPFVGSKRSTLSHLIQVSRDAMAQKTQLPPIWLYVYRLLRQDGGYSALTERLLASLNYRNVPQKLRPEIVEALYGKTINTSISKLEEFYQNQYAYFLKYGLKLRERDIFELSPASAGEFYHMALDQLFKRVQAEGQQLAELSTTDVDRLIDSILLKMSTLPQFQILASSNRMAYLARQLTATIKQVAHALQHQGQQTKMTPLRTEVLFGHVGSTDGLAPLQFKLPHGRQVKVRGKIDRIDQMVLGNTRYLGIVDYKSGVRDFDFRDAYYGLSLQMLTYLDAMMRNATDLTADTQLQTKPAGALYLHLQNPKLKLTEVLTKGFDDALLTKNKYQGFLLNDEPLLENLDHELAERTGSSKVYPLTKTNSGYSLKQSRLVTESELALLLTHDEELIQAAALAIFAGELKLNPVKWPNNQTALQYSPFKSIMQFDAMLPENNYRQLTALDRATVLAMLKAEQQQKEDK, from the coding sequence TTGAGCCTAAAATTTATTTTTGGACCTGCAAGCACCGAGCGCCGTGGTGCTTTAGTTGATCAATTAGCACAACAAATGCAAGCTGATCCTAATGGGCAGTTCTTTTATATTGTGCCCAATCACATTAAATTCAGTTCTGAAGTTGATATATTGACGGCTTTAAAGCAGCGCCGCCACAGTAAAGACAAGGTCTTTGCGGCTAGCCGAATTCAAGTTTTTTCGTTTTCACGTTTGGCTTGGTATTTTATGAAAAATACACCTTATTACCAGATTCCACGGATTGGGACTGCTGGATTAAATATGGTCGTTTATCAAATCATGGCTGATTTAGCTGATCAGCTAACGATTTATCGTGGTGAATTAACGCAACCTGGTTTTGTTGCGCAATTGGTCAAACAATTGCTAGCTTTAAAGGTGGGCTGCGTCACGGCGGCTGATCTACAACAGATCGCTGATGAATTGGATTCTGATACCGATTTGGCCGCTAAAACACATGATTTGGCGTTGATCTATACTGCCTTTGAGCAGACAATGCAAGGACGTTATATTGAAAATACCGATCTACTAAATGCGTTAAGTGATTATTTATTACAGCAGGATCTAAGTCATACTTATTTTTATATTGATGGTTTCTCCCAATTATCAGCTCAAGAAAATCGTTTGCTGTTGACTTTGATTCAAAAAGCAACGCAGGTGACACTGGGGTTGATGTTGGATCGACCTTATCGACAACAACTGCCGGAAAAACAGGCGCTATTCTTTCATCCGGGCCAGTTGTATCATCAACTTTATCAAACAGCCCGTAGCTTACATGTGCCGATTTTAGCTGATTTACAGGTGACCGAACAACGGGTGACACCTGATTTACAACGATTAGAGGCTTATTGGCAACATTCGACTAGTGGTAGTCGTCAATTACGGCCAGAAGCTTTGCAAAATGCAAAAAGTATCCAAATTGTTCAAGCGGATACCCGCCAAACTGAAATTCGGCAGGTAGCGACCAAAATTCGGCAGATGGTTGCGCTACAGGGCTATCGTTATCAGGATTTTTTAGTGTTGACCCGCCATCTGGATGCGTACGAAACTATTTTGGAACCAACATTTCGTGAGTTTGGTATCCCAGCATTTGATGATCTACAACATCACATGACGGATCATCCGCTGGTTGAGTTGATCAATGCGTTGTTTGCCGTCAAACAACATTATTATCGCTATCAGGACATGATGCGTTTATTGAAAACTGAATTGCTGTTGCCACAGGTCAATGGCCAGCCGATGGCTAATCAAGCGTATCGCCAGGCAGTTGATTTAACCGAAAATATGGTACTAAAATATGGGTTTAGCGGCAAACAATGGCTGCGTAAAGATGATTGGCAATTTTATCGTTTTGATGATCAGGACTTTGGTACGCAGTCAACCAAGGATGATGATAGTTCAGCGCAAGTGAATTTGATTCGGCACTTTGTTCGCGATACCTTGCCACCATTTTTTAAAAAACTGGATCAGGCCAAAAATGGACAAGCCGCCGCGCAAGTGCTTTATAACTTTTTAGTTGAGCATGGTGTGGTGACACAATTACAGGCCTGGCGGGATCAAGCACTAGACCAAGGTAATTTGGCTCAAGCTGCAGAACCGGAGCAAACTTGGCAAATCTTTTGCACCATGTTGGATGAATATGTAACGATTTTAGGTTCAGTCTCATTTCAAGCAACGGACCTACTCGCTTTATTTCAGGTTGGGTTTGAAGGTGCCAGCTACTCACAAATTCCCTCGACGTTAGATCAAGTTTTGATTTCAGAAACGGGGATGGTACAAACCGCGATGCGTAAAGTGGTGTTTATGATCGGTAGTACTGACCAGGTCATGCCCGACCGTATTGTCAATAATCAGTTGTTATCGGATGTTGATCAAGAACAATTGACCCCGCATTTGGCGGAGGGCGCTTATTTGATGGATGATGCGCTGACGCAGATGGCTAGTGAACCTTTTTTGAATTACACTGCTTTTTTAACTGCGCGTGAACAGTTGATTTTTACGTATCCGTTGGCTGATGATGGGAGTTCCTTGAAGTTATCACCTTATGTTGAAAGAATCATGAATCATTTCCAACTGGTGCCACAAGTTGCGCAAACTAGGCCGGATATTACGGCTAATAAAATTGCGCCGTTTGTTGGTTCAAAGCGCAGTACTTTATCACATTTGATTCAAGTTAGCCGTGACGCAATGGCCCAGAAAACACAGTTACCACCGATCTGGTTGTACGTCTATCGTTTGTTGCGGCAAGATGGTGGCTACAGTGCGCTAACTGAGCGTTTATTGGCAAGTTTGAACTACCGCAATGTACCCCAAAAATTGCGACCGGAGATTGTTGAAGCCTTGTACGGTAAAACAATCAATACTTCAATTTCAAAATTAGAAGAATTTTATCAAAATCAGTATGCGTATTTCTTGAAATATGGCTTGAAATTACGCGAGCGTGATATTTTTGAACTATCACCAGCTAGTGCCGGTGAATTTTATCATATGGCTTTAGATCAGTTATTTAAGCGAGTGCAGGCTGAAGGACAACAATTGGCTGAATTATCTACCACCGATGTTGATCGCTTGATCGATAGTATCCTGCTGAAAATGTCGACGTTACCGCAATTTCAGATTTTGGCCAGTTCTAATCGGATGGCTTATTTAGCTCGCCAATTGACCGCGACGATCAAGCAAGTTGCCCATGCATTGCAGCATCAAGGTCAACAGACTAAAATGACGCCTTTGCGCACCGAAGTTTTATTCGGGCACGTCGGTAGTACAGACGGTTTAGCGCCGTTGCAATTTAAGTTGCCTCACGGTCGCCAAGTTAAAGTCCGTGGTAAAATCGATCGGATCGATCAAATGGTACTCGGTAATACACGCTATTTAGGAATTGTTGACTATAAATCTGGTGTCCGTGATTTTGATTTTCGGGATGCCTATTATGGCTTATCCTTGCAGATGTTAACCTATCTAGATGCGATGATGCGCAATGCAACTGATTTAACAGCGGACACACAACTACAAACCAAGCCGGCTGGTGCTTTATACCTGCATTTACAAAATCCTAAGCTTAAGTTAACGGAAGTTTTGACCAAAGGATTCGATGACGCTTTGTTGACCAAAAATAAATATCAAGGTTTCTTATTAAATGACGAACCACTGCTAGAGAATTTAGATCACGAATTGGCCGAACGAACTGGCAGTTCTAAGGTTTATCCGTTGACTAAAACTAATTCTGGCTACTCCCTTAAACAGAGTCGATTGGTGACCGAATCAGAGTTAGCGTTACTGTTAACCCATGATGAGGAGTTGATCCAGGCAGCAGCTTTAGCGATTTTTGCTGGTGAACTTAAACTAAACCCAGTTAAATGGCCAAATAATCAAACGGCATTGCAATATTCACCGTTTAAGTCAATCATGCAGTTTGATGCGATGTTGCCGGAAAATAACTATCGACAATTGACTGCATTAGATCGTGCGACCGTGTTAGCCATGCTAAAAGCAGAGCAACAGCAGAAGGAGGATAAATAG
- the addA gene encoding helicase-exonuclease AddAB subunit AddA, translating to MSAKTNFTASQQHAVTDAGRNILVSASAGSGKTTVLVERVIQKILHGTNVDELLVVTFTEAAASEMRDRIQTALQKALAASEEPKQRQHLSQQLSRLAVAHISTLHAFCLQLIERYYYVIDLDPVFRLLTDDTEVILLREDVWSDLRETLYGDSPAFAQLTANFSNDRSDDGLTDLVMRLYDFANANPEPTKWLAQLAAAYHITVAEPTASTFYQQQLLPLLQEELTQASQDLSSAQAIAAEQQLDKLVACLIADQQQVTALQAQLTSATWDELRQQFLTFKLKRAPSLRNLDDEAKVAKTTATDFRKQAKQRVSAIGDAYFGLSADRLIEVMGQTEQLVTQLVAVVEQFGQAFRAEKQRRHLLDFSDLEHFTLAILTADNASGVQTRTALQRQFSEVLVDEYQDTNRLQETILTTVAQSDPGNMFMVGDVKQSIYAFRLADPSLFLDKYHQFAQADSADQRIILAENFRSVANIDDFTNLIFSQLMDQTVGEMAYDDSAKLVAGAKYPADLPATTELLVYEADTDTATAEDGIPEQFALDDKAQGQVALVAQRIKQLVDHGQVYDRKNEQLRPIRYQDIVLLTPTRKNNLIIVDWFKRLGIPVVVNGAQSYFQTTEIQIMMALLSVIDNPYQDIPLVSVLRSPIVGLNENELAFLRINRRTGDYYQAVLDFQQNFVPMGAPEFQQQLYAKIDRFLGQLDQFRELARQNQLVTLIWTIYNETGFLDYVGGMPAGAQRQANLHALYERAHAYEASSFKGLFQFVRFIKQMQEKDKDLGEAPAQTVEDAVSVMTIHGSKGLEFPVVFLMDATHQFNQDNLRGQYILDDRFGIGVTYLDPDKRIEINLPQKQIAYTLARRRQAAEEMRLLYVALTRAEQQLFIVGSYPNREKALANWQKAFQSQHLVLNAGLRSGINNFMDWLGMCLVRHPQFDQSLLTQVNSFSGLAQDQTQFKVHFYTANDVLPAEMTTEIDQTNWPDKFAAAARTTDFTSLNVDQLDQVLNLRYPFQAATQTTAYQAVSEVKRLFDDPTNSEMNPLLVDTGEKAPGVHRYVAQDFAVPQFMQTTTQVPPTAVGTATHLVLQEVDLHTAPTAASIAQLIKELVAQNIIAAPVAKQIKPAHILRFFASDLGQQLLAQPDNVVREAPFSLLLPATQLFTDFAPDDPAQILIHGIMDGYLVTSDQVILFDYKTDYVPQTNAAPKINQLKQRYAGQLNLYAAALARILQRPVTHKYLYLLASGDSLAV from the coding sequence GTGAGCGCAAAAACAAACTTTACTGCAAGTCAGCAACACGCAGTTACAGATGCTGGACGTAATATCCTAGTTTCTGCTTCAGCCGGTTCGGGGAAGACAACTGTGCTGGTTGAACGCGTGATTCAAAAAATTTTACATGGCACCAATGTTGATGAGCTTTTAGTCGTGACTTTTACTGAAGCGGCCGCCAGTGAAATGCGAGACCGCATCCAAACGGCTTTGCAAAAGGCATTAGCTGCTAGTGAAGAGCCTAAGCAACGGCAGCATTTAAGTCAGCAGCTTAGTCGGTTAGCGGTGGCACACATCAGTACATTGCACGCTTTTTGTTTGCAATTGATCGAACGTTACTATTATGTGATTGATCTAGACCCGGTTTTTCGTTTATTGACTGATGACACGGAAGTCATTTTATTGCGGGAAGATGTCTGGTCAGATCTGCGGGAGACTTTGTATGGTGATAGCCCGGCTTTTGCGCAATTGACCGCTAATTTTTCCAACGATCGTAGCGATGATGGGCTGACTGATTTAGTGATGCGATTATATGATTTTGCTAACGCCAATCCGGAGCCGACAAAGTGGTTGGCGCAACTGGCTGCCGCTTATCACATTACGGTAGCGGAGCCAACGGCTAGTACGTTTTATCAGCAACAGTTGTTACCGCTGTTGCAGGAAGAATTGACGCAGGCGAGTCAAGATCTTAGTAGTGCGCAAGCAATTGCAGCAGAGCAACAATTGGATAAGTTGGTTGCCTGTTTAATAGCGGATCAGCAACAAGTAACCGCTTTGCAAGCACAATTGACTAGCGCAACCTGGGATGAATTGCGGCAGCAGTTTTTGACTTTTAAACTAAAACGAGCGCCCTCACTGCGTAATTTGGACGATGAGGCTAAAGTAGCTAAAACGACGGCAACAGATTTTCGGAAACAAGCAAAGCAACGCGTGAGTGCTATTGGTGATGCTTACTTTGGCTTATCGGCTGATCGATTGATCGAGGTGATGGGGCAAACAGAACAATTAGTGACTCAGTTGGTGGCCGTAGTGGAACAATTTGGTCAAGCCTTTCGTGCCGAAAAACAGCGGCGGCATTTATTGGACTTTAGTGATTTAGAACATTTTACCTTGGCAATCTTAACTGCAGATAACGCCAGTGGGGTGCAAACCCGAACTGCGTTGCAGCGACAATTTAGCGAAGTCTTAGTCGATGAGTATCAAGATACTAATCGCTTGCAGGAGACGATCTTGACCACCGTGGCGCAATCTGATCCTGGCAATATGTTTATGGTCGGGGATGTTAAACAGTCGATCTATGCCTTTCGCTTGGCCGATCCTAGTTTGTTCTTGGATAAATACCATCAGTTTGCCCAAGCTGATAGTGCCGATCAACGGATCATTTTGGCGGAAAATTTCCGCTCGGTGGCGAACATTGATGATTTTACCAACTTAATTTTCAGTCAGTTAATGGATCAAACTGTGGGTGAAATGGCCTATGATGACAGTGCCAAGTTAGTGGCCGGTGCTAAATATCCGGCTGACTTGCCGGCGACAACTGAATTATTGGTGTATGAGGCCGATACCGATACCGCTACCGCAGAGGATGGTATCCCAGAGCAATTTGCATTGGATGATAAGGCTCAGGGACAGGTAGCACTGGTGGCGCAACGAATCAAGCAGTTGGTGGATCACGGTCAAGTTTATGACCGTAAAAATGAGCAACTGCGACCAATTCGGTATCAAGATATTGTTTTACTAACACCAACGCGCAAGAATAATTTGATCATTGTTGATTGGTTTAAGCGGTTAGGTATTCCAGTTGTCGTTAATGGGGCACAAAGTTATTTTCAGACCACTGAAATTCAAATTATGATGGCGTTATTAAGTGTCATTGATAATCCTTATCAAGATATTCCTTTGGTTAGTGTGTTACGCTCACCAATCGTTGGGCTTAACGAAAACGAATTAGCATTCTTACGAATTAATCGCCGCACTGGTGACTATTATCAAGCGGTACTTGATTTTCAACAAAATTTTGTGCCAATGGGTGCGCCAGAATTCCAACAGCAATTGTATGCTAAAATCGACCGTTTTCTAGGCCAGCTTGACCAATTCCGGGAATTAGCACGGCAGAATCAATTGGTTACTTTGATTTGGACGATTTATAATGAAACTGGCTTTCTAGACTATGTAGGTGGGATGCCAGCCGGTGCGCAACGGCAGGCTAATTTACATGCGCTGTACGAACGTGCACATGCGTATGAAGCCAGCAGTTTCAAAGGCTTGTTTCAATTTGTGCGGTTTATCAAGCAAATGCAGGAAAAAGATAAAGATCTAGGTGAAGCACCAGCACAAACAGTTGAAGATGCCGTTTCCGTTATGACAATCCATGGTAGTAAAGGGCTGGAATTTCCAGTGGTCTTTTTGATGGATGCTACGCACCAGTTCAACCAAGATAATTTACGTGGTCAGTATATCTTGGATGATCGTTTTGGAATTGGCGTTACTTATTTAGATCCAGATAAACGGATCGAGATCAATTTACCGCAAAAACAGATTGCTTATACGCTAGCACGGCGACGGCAAGCGGCTGAAGAAATGCGTTTATTATATGTTGCTTTGACTCGAGCAGAGCAGCAATTATTTATCGTCGGTAGTTATCCGAATCGAGAAAAGGCATTGGCCAATTGGCAGAAAGCTTTTCAGAGTCAGCATTTAGTGCTAAATGCTGGGCTACGCAGCGGTATCAACAATTTTATGGATTGGTTGGGTATGTGTCTAGTTCGCCATCCACAATTTGATCAAAGCTTATTAACTCAAGTAAATTCATTTAGCGGTTTAGCACAGGACCAAACTCAATTTAAAGTTCATTTCTATACAGCTAATGACGTTTTACCAGCAGAAATGACTACTGAAATTGATCAAACTAATTGGCCGGATAAATTTGCGGCAGCAGCGCGTACGACTGATTTTACCAGTTTAAATGTTGATCAGTTAGATCAAGTATTGAATCTGCGTTACCCATTTCAAGCGGCGACGCAAACAACGGCTTATCAGGCAGTTTCAGAAGTGAAACGTTTATTTGATGATCCAACGAATAGTGAAATGAATCCCTTGCTTGTTGATACTGGTGAAAAAGCACCGGGCGTTCATCGCTATGTAGCCCAGGACTTTGCAGTACCACAATTTATGCAGACGACCACACAGGTACCGCCGACTGCAGTCGGGACGGCGACGCATCTTGTTTTACAAGAAGTTGATTTGCATACAGCACCAACTGCGGCTAGCATTGCTCAGTTGATCAAGGAGCTTGTGGCTCAAAATATTATTGCGGCACCAGTGGCCAAGCAAATTAAACCAGCTCATATTCTGCGTTTCTTTGCCAGTGATCTGGGACAGCAGTTGTTGGCACAGCCGGATAATGTGGTTCGCGAAGCACCATTTTCGTTGTTATTACCGGCGACTCAATTGTTTACTGATTTTGCTCCCGACGATCCCGCACAGATTCTGATTCATGGGATCATGGACGGTTATTTAGTGACCTCTGATCAGGTGATCTTATTTGATTACAAAACGGATTATGTCCCACAAACCAACGCTGCACCTAAAATTAATCAGTTGAAGCAGCGTTATGCAGGGCAATTGAACCTATATGCGGCAGCATTGGCCCGTATTCTACAACGTCCGGTAACGCACAAATACCTTTATCTACTGGCTAGTGGCGATTCATTGGCCGTTTGA
- a CDS encoding DUF5067 domain-containing protein, with the protein MKNVLSYQAENNTYASGNTLNTKNFQLEFSKIQIVSDDNNGKVILFTYTFKNKSNADLTPATILQQYGEFQQDGTKLNEGIPATSYQQSETSYATNSNQAKTAVAAGQTVTAVVGLALQNDTSTVEYVASNPTNKESIGTISIQLQQNK; encoded by the coding sequence TTGAAAAACGTTTTAAGCTATCAAGCTGAAAATAATACCTACGCTTCTGGTAACACACTTAACACTAAAAATTTTCAGCTCGAATTCAGTAAGATTCAGATAGTCAGCGACGATAATAACGGTAAAGTGATCCTCTTTACTTATACCTTTAAAAATAAAAGCAACGCTGACTTAACGCCAGCAACGATATTACAACAATATGGTGAATTCCAGCAAGATGGCACCAAATTAAATGAAGGTATTCCCGCTACTAGCTATCAGCAAAGTGAGACCAGCTACGCCACAAATAGCAATCAAGCTAAAACAGCCGTAGCTGCTGGCCAGACCGTCACCGCTGTTGTCGGTTTAGCGTTACAGAATGATACAAGTACTGTTGAATATGTTGCCAGCAATCCCACCAACAAAGAGTCGATTGGAACAATCAGTATTCAACTACAACAAAATAAATAG